ACGCGATCGCCGGAATCACACCCGCGGCGCCGTTCGTCGGCGCGGTCACCACGCGCCCTCCAGCGGCATTTTCTTCATTCACTGCCATGGCCACCATGGTCACCGTGTCGAGCGGGGCCAGCGGATCGCGCGCCTTGTTTTCACGGTCGAGCCTCGCCGCGCGGGCTGCCAGCCCCGGCGCGCGCCGCCGCACATTCAATCCGCCAGGCAGTGTTCCTTCCGTCTGCAGCCCGCGCTCGATGCACCGCTCCATCGTGTGCCACAGCGTGAGAATCGCCGCCTCGATTTGCTGCTCCGGCGTCAGCGTTGCCATGTCCGGAGGCGCATCATTGTCAGGCCGCGCCGGCGAGACGATGCGGTCAATGCGCCGCGTGATCGACGGATCGCCCAGCAGCGAGACCTCATTGCGCAGGATCATCTCGGCAATGGAGAGCCCATGTTCCTCGCCCAGCCGCAACAACTCTGCCGCGCTCGAAAACGGATACGGCACATTCCTCTTTGCCGCTACTGACGAGCTCGACTGCTCGAACTCTGCGGCTGACAGGATGAAGCCCCCGCCAACCGAGTAGAAGATATCCGACGCAACCACATTCCCCGTCGCGTCGAACACCGTAAATCGCATGCCGTTCGGATGCGTCGGGTGCTGCGGGTCCGGATACATCTGATCGCGGTGAAAGCGAAGCTGCTCGTTCTCTCGGAACGCCACATCGCGTCGGCCCATCAGCTTCAGCTTGTGCTCCTTGCGAACTCGCTCGAGCATCGAATCGATCTGATCCAGCGCAACCGTATCCGGGGACTCACCCGACAGACCCAGCAACACAGCACGGTCCGTGCCATGCCCATGTCCCGTAAGCGCGAGCGAGCCGTACAGGTCGACGGTGATCGACTCCGCCCTGTCGAGAAGCTGTTGTGCGTCGAGCTCCCGCAGAAACCGCAGTGCTGCCCGCATTGGACCGACGGTGTGTGAGCTGCTAGGCCCGATACCGATCTTGAAGAGCTCGAAGAGGCTGGTGTTCATCCGTCGCTATTGTAGGCGTGCCGAACCGCGCGTGGCTTGTTCGATCTCCTACGTTCTGACTCGGGCGCCGCGCGCGCAGTTGATATACGCTGCTGCCGCAGTCAGCCGCACCGGCAGCTTCGGGTCGCTGAAGAGTTCACCCAGTGACTTCACCGCCGCGGCGTCGTGGCGTTGCCCCAGCGCCTTTGCGGCTGCTGCACGCACTGCCGCATCCTTGTCATCCAGCGCGTCCATCAACTCCGCGTCGATTCCCCGCGCATGGCTCTCCGCAAGCAGGTTGATCGCCGCTGCTCTGGATGCATCACCGCCGCTCTTCCGCATATATTCCACTGCCCTGATGCCGAATCCGAACGGCCCAAGCAGCAGCGACGCACCGTCTGTTGCTCCCATCATTGCGAGCTCGCCCGGATGATGCAGTTCGTGATTCACATCATTTTTCGCGCCATGCATCAGCCCCGGCGTTGCCTTGCGATCACCGTCGGCCACGGCCTTCAGCACCTCTTCGCCGGAGCGGTCGCCCATCTTCCACATCGTCGCTGCCGCCGTAAAGACAATCTGCGGCTCTGAATCCTTCAGCCGTTCACGCAGCGCCGGAAGCAGCGCGCGATTCTTCGTCTGTCCTGCTGCGAGGATTGCCGCGGTACGCACCTCCATGTCGGGGTCATTCATTCCTTCGCGGATCATCTTCGCCGCACGCGCGTCCGAACCCATCGTTCCCAGCGCTGCCATTGCGCTGATGCGTGTCACGACAGCTTTGTGCGTCGCTGTCGCCAGCATGTTCCATGCAGACTCAACGCTCGCCGACGCCGCCTTCACCTCCGGCTCCTCAGCCTCTTGGACAGGCGTGTTCGATCCGACGATCATTGCGTCGGCGTGTGTCACTACTTTTTGTGCCGAGGATCGCGCACTTGTGAAGACAAAAGGAAACAAAACGGCTAGCGTGACGAGCTTGCGCGAGGCGTGCATCCGATCCCTCGTTTCTAAAGACGAATTCGTACGTCAGGCCCGGGAAGCTCTAGAACTCGCACTCTGAATCCGACGGCGTCGGAATGTTGTGAATCGCCCGCAGATAGGTCGCCGCTGCGGTCAGCCGCACGGCCAGCTTGTTGTCGCCGAACATTGGCTGCACCAGCTTGGCCGTGTCATCGCCCGTCCAACGGCCCAGGCCCTTTGCCGCCGCGGCTCGCACAGCTGGTTCGCCGTCGGTCAGGTCCTGCACCAGGACCTCGTGAACCTGATCGGTATGCTGTTTCGCGAGCTGATCGATAGCGGCCGCTCGTGGCGCGGCTCCGCTGTCCTTATTCACCATCTCGATCGCCTTCAGCCCAACGCCGAATGGACCCAGGAAGTATCCCGACCCCTGATTGACGGCAATCATTGCCATCGTCTTCGGACTGTGCAGATCCTTCGCGGCTTTGTGTTTCTCGCTCTTGATCAGTCCCGGGGCAGCTTTGTGGTCGCCCAGAGCCACCGCCGTCAACAGGTCCTGCCCTGCTTCGTCATGCATCTTCCACAGCGTGATCGCGGCGGTGTAGGCGACAAGGGAGTTGTCGTCGTCCAGCACGCGTTCGAGCGGCGGCAGTAATTTCGGGTTCTTCGTGAGTCCGGCAGCCAAGACGGCCGCGACGCGCACGTCATAGTCCTTGGCAGTGAATCCCTCTTCGATCAGCCGCGCCGCACGCTCGTCATTGCCCATCGTCCCCAGCGCCGCCATGGCCTGGACGCGGTCATGCGCCGGTCGTCCCGGCCCCGCTGCATCCGTCAGGATCGACCACGCGCGAATCTCGTTCGGCTCGAAGTTCTGTCCCTTTTCCTCTGGCTGACGCTGGTCCCGTGGCGGGGGCGCGACTTCCTGCGGCTGCGCCTGCTGGACGGGCGCGGGCTGTTGCTGCGGCGGAGGCGTCGGAGTGGTGTCCTGCGCATGAACCGGCCCGAAAGTAAGGCCGGCCAAAAGGGCGAAGCAAACCGTCGAGCGACGTGCGTTCATAGGCTCCTCTGTCCTAAACCTCGGCGCTCGCCCCGACGGTAACAGGGTGCGCAAAGTTCATAAGAATACAGATACTTACGACGCAGAAGGATTGACTGCGGTTGTTTCCTGACCAGATGAACTTCGCGTCAGACACGGACGGAAGTGGTACCCCGGCTGCTCAGCTTGCGTTCCTGGCAGTGCTAGACTGAGCGCACTTTCCGGGCTCAACGGGCTCTGCAGGCGGGACATGCTGTTCAAGACGCGCAGCGCTGCGGTCTACGGGATCGACGCGCACCTGATCGATGTAGAAGTAGACTTCTCGAACGTTGCACAGAAAGAAGAGACCTTCAGCGTCGTAGGCCTTCCCGACGCCTCCGTTCGCGAGAGCCGTGACCGCGTTCGCTCAGCCATCAAGAACTCCGGCTTCGACCTTCCGCCCACCCGTATCACCATCAATCTCGCGCCCGCCGACCTCAAGAAAGAGGGCTCCGGCTTCGATCTCCCCATCGCTGTCGGCATCCTGGGAGCTTACGGCGGCCTCGCAATTGCCGACATTAGCGACTTCGTCCTGGTCGGCGAGCTCGGCCTGGATGGGAGCATTCGCGCCGTTCAGGGCATGCTGCCTATCGCCATCGCCGCAAAAAATGCAGGCATCCACCACCTCATCATCCCGGCCGCCAAC
The genomic region above belongs to Acidobacteriaceae bacterium and contains:
- a CDS encoding HEAT repeat domain-containing protein, which translates into the protein MHASRKLVTLAVLFPFVFTSARSSAQKVVTHADAMIVGSNTPVQEAEEPEVKAASASVESAWNMLATATHKAVVTRISAMAALGTMGSDARAAKMIREGMNDPDMEVRTAAILAAGQTKNRALLPALRERLKDSEPQIVFTAAATMWKMGDRSGEEVLKAVADGDRKATPGLMHGAKNDVNHELHHPGELAMMGATDGASLLLGPFGFGIRAVEYMRKSGGDASRAAAINLLAESHARGIDAELMDALDDKDAAVRAAAAKALGQRHDAAAVKSLGELFSDPKLPVRLTAAAAYINCARGARVRT
- a CDS encoding L-serine ammonia-lyase, with product MNTSLFELFKIGIGPSSSHTVGPMRAALRFLRELDAQQLLDRAESITVDLYGSLALTGHGHGTDRAVLLGLSGESPDTVALDQIDSMLERVRKEHKLKLMGRRDVAFRENEQLRFHRDQMYPDPQHPTHPNGMRFTVFDATGNVVASDIFYSVGGGFILSAAEFEQSSSSVAAKRNVPYPFSSAAELLRLGEEHGLSIAEMILRNEVSLLGDPSITRRIDRIVSPARPDNDAPPDMATLTPEQQIEAAILTLWHTMERCIERGLQTEGTLPGGLNVRRRAPGLAARAARLDRENKARDPLAPLDTVTMVAMAVNEENAAGGRVVTAPTNGAAGVIPAIAYYYLHHASEDLSDAEKQQGLLRYFLAAAAVGILYKENASISGAEVGCQGEVGVACSMAAGGLVAALNGDNAAVEHAAEIAMEHNLGMTCDPIGGLVQIPCIERNGMGAVKAVNAARLAMNDQGTHKISLDQVIETMYRTGMDMQSRYKETSLAGLALNIIEC
- a CDS encoding HEAT repeat domain-containing protein; translated protein: MNARRSTVCFALLAGLTFGPVHAQDTTPTPPPQQQPAPVQQAQPQEVAPPPRDQRQPEEKGQNFEPNEIRAWSILTDAAGPGRPAHDRVQAMAALGTMGNDERAARLIEEGFTAKDYDVRVAAVLAAGLTKNPKLLPPLERVLDDDNSLVAYTAAITLWKMHDEAGQDLLTAVALGDHKAAPGLIKSEKHKAAKDLHSPKTMAMIAVNQGSGYFLGPFGVGLKAIEMVNKDSGAAPRAAAIDQLAKQHTDQVHEVLVQDLTDGEPAVRAAAAKGLGRWTGDDTAKLVQPMFGDNKLAVRLTAAATYLRAIHNIPTPSDSECEF